A section of the Styela clava chromosome 9, kaStyClav1.hap1.2, whole genome shotgun sequence genome encodes:
- the LOC120339094 gene encoding uncharacterized protein LOC120339094, producing MLRPDSAGLYKELKADCFSAFLDFDSCVRWPSEAMASYITRFENRHSRLKMFQTSISDDMLGLKLLAGARLSTSESQKILNNDNTEWSMSTISRILRDISGSSNVFDFTIPNSWSSSLLTHVDTDSRIFQSKPKPKVAHSSKFTFSKPVFGNVGLSSTDSKNFQSKQKPTVEEASKFTFSYSVSENDGFSSTVRNEKDDDVIFVSEVKPTEDQRRRAEKLLLPSTFYLYGK from the exons atgttaaggcccgattctgccggactatataAAGAGTTAAAAGCTGATTGTTTTTCTGCATTTCTTGATTTTGATTCTTGTGTGAGATGGCCTTCAGAAGCAATGGCATCGTATATTACCAGGTTCGAAAATCGCCATTCGAGACTCAAAATGTTTCAGACATCTATTTCTGATGATATGTTGGGCTTGAAACTTCTTGCTGGTGCGAGATTGTCTACCAGTGAATCgcagaaaatattgaataacgATAATACGGAATGGAGTATGTCAACAATATCGCGAATCCTACGCGATATATCTGGTTCCTCAAATGTATTTGATTTTACGATACCAAACTCATGGTCTTCAAGTTTACTCACGCATGTTGATACAG ATTCCAGAATTTTTCAGAGCAAGCCAAAACCTAAAGTAGCACACTCTTCAAAATTCACATTTTCAAAACCGGTGTTTGGAAATGTTGGATTGTCATCAACAG actcaAAAAATTTTCAGAGCAAGCAAAAACCCACAGTGGAAGAGGCTTCGAAATTCACATTTTCATATTCAGTATCAGAAAATGATGGTTTTTCTTCAACAG TAAGAAATGAAAAGGATGATGATGTTATATTTGTGTCGGAAGTAAAACCAACGGAAGATCAACGCAGAAGAGCTGAAAAATTGCTTCTTCCATCTACATTTTATCTATATGGAAAATAG